The Leclercia sp. S52 genome has a segment encoding these proteins:
- the avtA gene encoding valine--pyruvate transaminase — MTFSLFGDKFTRHSGITRLMEDLNDGLRTPGAIMLGGGNPAQIPEMNAYFQTLLADMLENGKATDALCNYDGPQGKTELLAALAKMLRDTLGWEIEPQNIALTNGSQSAFFYLFNLFAGRRADGTTKKVLFPLTPEYIGYADSGLEDDLFVSARPNIELLPEGQFKYHVDFEHLHIGEETGMICVSRPTNPTGNVITDEELMKLDALANQHGIPLVIDNAYGVPFPGIIFSEARPLWNPNIVLCMSLSKLGLPGSRCGIIIANEKIITAITNMNGIISLSPGGIGPAMMCEMIKRNDLLRLSNEVIKPFYYQRVQETIATIRRYLPEDRCLIHKPEGAIFLWLWFKDLPITTELLYQRLKKRGVLMVPGDYFFPGLDKPWPHTHQCMRMNYVPDPEKIEAGVKILAEEVELAWRENGK; from the coding sequence ATGACTTTTTCACTTTTCGGCGACAAATTCACCCGCCATTCAGGCATTACCCGCCTGATGGAGGATCTCAACGACGGGCTGCGCACACCGGGCGCCATCATGCTCGGCGGCGGTAACCCGGCACAAATTCCGGAGATGAACGCCTATTTTCAGACGCTCCTCGCGGACATGCTGGAAAATGGCAAAGCCACTGATGCGCTGTGCAATTATGACGGCCCGCAGGGGAAAACCGAGCTGCTCGCTGCCCTGGCGAAGATGCTGCGCGACACCCTGGGTTGGGAGATCGAACCACAGAATATTGCACTGACAAACGGCAGCCAGAGCGCGTTTTTCTACTTATTTAACCTCTTCGCGGGCCGACGTGCCGACGGCACTACCAAAAAGGTGCTCTTCCCGCTGACGCCGGAGTACATCGGTTACGCCGATTCCGGTCTTGAGGATGACCTTTTCGTCTCCGCACGCCCGAACATTGAGCTGCTGCCGGAAGGCCAGTTCAAGTATCACGTCGATTTTGAGCACCTGCATATTGGTGAAGAGACGGGGATGATCTGCGTCTCCCGGCCTACCAACCCGACCGGGAACGTGATCACCGACGAAGAGCTGATGAAGCTGGATGCGCTGGCGAATCAGCACGGCATTCCGCTGGTGATTGATAACGCCTATGGTGTGCCCTTCCCGGGCATTATCTTCAGCGAAGCACGCCCGCTGTGGAACCCGAACATTGTCCTGTGCATGAGCCTCTCCAAGCTGGGCCTGCCGGGCAGCCGCTGCGGGATCATCATTGCCAATGAGAAAATCATCACCGCCATCACCAATATGAACGGCATTATCAGCCTGTCACCGGGCGGGATTGGCCCGGCGATGATGTGCGAGATGATTAAGCGCAACGATCTGCTGCGCCTTTCGAATGAGGTGATTAAACCGTTTTATTATCAGCGTGTACAAGAGACGATCGCCACGATTCGCCGCTACTTACCGGAAGATCGCTGCCTGATCCATAAACCCGAAGGGGCGATTTTCCTCTGGCTGTGGTTTAAGGATCTGCCGATCACCACCGAGCTGCTCTATCAGCGTCTGAAAAAGCGTGGGGTACTGATGGTGCCGGGGGATTACTTCTTCCCGGGGCTGGATAAACCCTGGCCGCACACCCACCAGTGCATGCGCATGAACTACGTGCCGGACCCGGAAAAAATCGAAGCCGGGGTGAAAATCCTGGCCGAAGAGGTTGAGCTTGCCTGGCGGGAAAACGGCAAGTAA
- a CDS encoding 4Fe-4S binding protein has product MNPFIVADPAKCIGCRTCEVACVVSHQEDQNCAAVTAKSFTSRIRVVKGGAFTTAVTCHQCEDAPCANVCPTQAIQRQAGVWQVDQARCIGCKSCMVACPFGAMQVTGSAEQVQALKCDRCAHREAGPACIAACPTHALSCVDPARLRAERLRYLA; this is encoded by the coding sequence ATGAACCCCTTTATTGTTGCCGATCCGGCGAAGTGTATTGGCTGTCGCACCTGCGAAGTGGCCTGCGTGGTGTCGCATCAGGAAGATCAAAATTGTGCGGCGGTGACGGCAAAAAGTTTTACCTCCCGCATTCGGGTGGTGAAGGGCGGTGCGTTTACCACGGCGGTCACCTGTCATCAGTGTGAAGATGCGCCCTGTGCCAACGTCTGTCCGACCCAGGCTATCCAGCGTCAGGCAGGGGTGTGGCAGGTGGATCAGGCGCGCTGTATCGGCTGTAAAAGCTGTATGGTCGCCTGTCCGTTCGGGGCGATGCAGGTGACGGGGAGTGCTGAGCAGGTTCAGGCCCTGAAGTGCGACCGCTGTGCGCATCGCGAAGCGGGACCGGCCTGTATAGCGGCCTGTCCCACTCATGCGTTAAGCTGCGTCGATCCCGCAAGATTACGCGCCGAACGGCTACGTTATCTGGCGTAA
- a CDS encoding MFS transporter, whose protein sequence is MTSTPITQTEIAQQAINDRLSVREKIGYGLGDAGGTVITCLIMNFLTFFYTDVFGLTPALVGTLFIALRIFDAISDPVMGIIADRTQSRWGRFRPWQLWVALPIGVIGVLTFTVPDAGMGVKIAWAFGTYLLLSVGYTAINVPYCALINTMTTRHSEVLSCQSWRFVLCGVAGFLVSVGLPWLVSVLGQGNTAQGYQLGVGVLCAIAVVMFLCCFFWVRERVPLALMGKFTLKEHLAGLRQNDQLLLMLVMSFLLINVFNIRGGGYMYFITYVLEGSTAYTSLFFTMVTFAAILGAVIVNLLSRRSDTVKLYYYTNLVLAVLAAGMWFLPGGPAHQTLWLVVILANGVILGFTLPLHFALMAFADDYGEWKTGVRSSGMNFAFNLFFIKLAWASSAGIISLVFIFVAYQPGAGNQTTASLQGITTMETLLPALFHLLLALAIRKCRLNNPMMARIATDLRQRHAHS, encoded by the coding sequence ATGACTTCCACTCCGATTACACAGACAGAGATTGCCCAACAGGCCATCAACGATCGCCTCTCGGTACGCGAAAAAATCGGCTACGGCCTGGGCGATGCGGGCGGGACGGTGATCACCTGTCTGATCATGAATTTTCTCACCTTCTTCTATACCGATGTCTTTGGCTTAACCCCGGCGCTGGTCGGCACGCTGTTTATCGCCCTGCGTATTTTCGACGCCATATCCGACCCGGTGATGGGGATCATTGCCGACCGTACCCAAAGCCGCTGGGGACGCTTTCGCCCGTGGCAGCTGTGGGTCGCCCTGCCGATTGGTGTGATCGGGGTGCTGACCTTCACCGTGCCGGATGCCGGGATGGGGGTCAAAATCGCCTGGGCGTTCGGCACCTATCTGCTGCTTTCGGTGGGCTATACCGCCATCAACGTGCCCTACTGCGCGCTGATCAATACCATGACCACCCGCCACAGCGAGGTTCTCTCCTGCCAGTCCTGGCGTTTTGTCCTGTGCGGCGTGGCCGGTTTCCTGGTCTCGGTCGGCCTGCCGTGGCTGGTCTCGGTGCTCGGTCAGGGCAATACGGCCCAGGGGTATCAGCTCGGCGTGGGGGTGCTGTGCGCCATTGCGGTGGTGATGTTCCTGTGCTGCTTCTTCTGGGTGCGCGAGCGCGTGCCGCTGGCGTTGATGGGCAAATTCACCCTTAAGGAGCACCTCGCCGGCCTGCGTCAGAACGACCAGCTGCTGCTGATGCTGGTGATGTCCTTCCTGCTGATCAACGTCTTCAACATCCGTGGCGGCGGCTACATGTATTTCATCACCTATGTGCTGGAGGGCAGCACCGCCTACACTTCGCTGTTCTTCACCATGGTGACCTTTGCCGCCATTCTCGGAGCGGTGATCGTCAACCTGCTGTCGCGCCGCAGCGATACCGTCAAACTTTACTACTACACCAACCTGGTGCTGGCCGTGCTGGCGGCAGGAATGTGGTTCCTGCCCGGCGGCCCGGCGCACCAGACTCTGTGGCTGGTAGTGATTCTGGCGAACGGGGTGATCCTCGGTTTTACCCTGCCGCTGCACTTCGCATTAATGGCCTTTGCCGACGACTACGGCGAGTGGAAAACCGGCGTACGCTCTTCCGGGATGAACTTCGCCTTTAACCTGTTTTTCATCAAGCTGGCCTGGGCCTCCAGCGCCGGGATCATCAGCCTGGTGTTCATTTTTGTCGCCTATCAGCCTGGCGCGGGCAACCAGACGACCGCCTCGCTGCAGGGCATCACCACCATGGAGACCCTGCTGCCTGCCCTTTTCCACCTGCTGCTGGCGCTGGCGATCCGCAAGTGCCGACTCAATAACCCGATGATGGCGCGCATTGCCACCGACCTGCGCCAGCGTCACGCTCACTCCTGA
- a CDS encoding helix-turn-helix domain-containing protein, whose amino-acid sequence MLELSIALPIRVQNGGYFISRGVGRHPARRLDSWEVIFVEKGTLTIQEEESVFEVHAGESLLLWPHRRHKGIEDFPADLRFYWLHFEVNEQSPPSTWSSLLSVQQHGKTGDPQAMVALFRQFLTEQEKLQRSPALEFILLLILQQLSRTAGQELPPDEAGVNLAWKARQLIGTQFHLPLSTSSLAKELHCNADYLGRVFRRVFNLTLTEAIHRQRVRAAEKLLLNDAVSLKEVAVRCGFNDAGYFRQIFRKHTGLTPGVWKRRYCKEHINSA is encoded by the coding sequence ATGCTCGAATTATCCATAGCACTTCCGATCAGGGTACAGAATGGCGGCTATTTCATCTCCCGGGGCGTGGGGCGACATCCGGCGCGCAGGCTCGATTCGTGGGAGGTAATTTTTGTCGAAAAGGGGACATTAACGATCCAGGAGGAGGAGAGTGTTTTCGAGGTGCATGCCGGTGAGAGCCTGTTGCTCTGGCCCCATCGTCGGCATAAGGGCATCGAGGATTTTCCCGCCGATTTACGCTTTTACTGGCTGCATTTTGAGGTCAACGAGCAGAGTCCGCCCTCCACCTGGAGCTCGCTGCTGTCGGTGCAACAGCACGGTAAAACCGGCGATCCGCAGGCGATGGTTGCGCTTTTCCGCCAGTTTCTGACCGAGCAGGAGAAGCTTCAGCGCAGCCCGGCGCTGGAATTTATTCTGCTGCTGATCCTGCAGCAGCTCTCCCGGACGGCCGGGCAGGAACTGCCGCCGGATGAAGCGGGAGTGAATCTGGCGTGGAAGGCGCGGCAGCTGATCGGCACCCAGTTTCACCTGCCGCTCTCCACCTCATCCCTGGCCAAAGAGCTGCACTGCAACGCGGACTACCTGGGGCGGGTGTTTCGCCGGGTCTTCAATCTGACCCTGACTGAGGCGATCCACCGCCAGCGCGTCCGGGCGGCGGAAAAGCTGCTGCTCAACGATGCCGTCTCGCTGAAAGAGGTGGCGGTGCGGTGTGGGTTTAACGATGCGGGCTACTTCCGGCAGATTTTTCGCAAGCATACCGGGTTAACGCCCGGGGTCTGGAAACGCCGCTACTGCAAAGAGCACATTAACTCCGCCTGA